The segment TCTTCGCGAAATGCTTCCTCGCGCGTCTTGGAAAACGCGGGAATAAGCACGGTACACATCGCTAAAACGGCCAAGACTAGTAATGTCACGCTGATGGGACGCTGCACGAAGACCCACGGGTTGCCGCGCGAGAGTAACATCGCACGGCGCAGATACTCTTCCATCAACGGGCCGAGAATAAAGGCGAGCAGCATCGGCGCCGGCTCGCAACCGAGCTTGGAAAAGAGGTAGCCGAGAGCTCCGAACAGGGCCATGAGGTAAATGTCGAATTCCGTATTTTTGAGGCTGAAGACGCCGATAGCGCAGAAAACGAGAATCCCCGGATACAACAATTGGTAGGGTATCATGATCATCCGTACCCACATCCCGATCAGCGGGTAATTGAGAATTACCAGCATCAGATTTCCGATCCACATCGACACGATCATGCCCCAAAAAAGGGCCGGCTGTTCGTTGATGACCGACGGCCCGGGCTGAATCCCATGGATGATCATCGCGCCAACCATCAGCGCGCTGACCGGATTCGATGGAATCCCCAAGGTGAGCAACGGAATAAAGGATGTTTGCGCGCCGGCGTTGTTAGCTGCCTCCGGTGCGGCAACGCCCTCGATGGCCCCCTTGCCGAACTCCGCGCGGTTTTTCGAGACCTTCTTTTCGATGGAATAGGCGGCGAAGGAGCCCAGGATCGACCCACTGCCGGGAAGAACGCCCAATGCCGAGCCGATGGCGGTGCCGCGAAGAATCGGCGCGATCATGCGCTTGAAGTCTTCCTTGGTCGGCCAAAGTCCGGTGATCTTCGGGATCATCACCGATCGCTCTTCTTCGTTTTCCAAGTTGCGTATGATCTCGCCCAAGCCGAACATACCCATCGCGACCGTCACGAACCCGATGCCGTCGGCGAGTTGATAGATTCCAAAAGTAAAGCGTTGCATCCCGGAATTAACATCCGTGCCGATCAGTCCCAGGAGCAGTCCGAGCACGACCATGCCGATGGCATGGAGCAGCGAACCTTGAGCGAGCACCACGGAGGCCACCAGGCCAAGGACCATCAAGGAGAAAAACTCTGCCGGTCCGAACTTGAGCGCCGCGGCGGCAAGCGGGGGGCCGAAGCCGGCGATCAGGAACGTCGCGACGGTACCGGCAAAAAAGGAGCCGATGGCCGAGGTGGCCAGGGCCGCTCCCGCCCTTCCCTGCTTGGTCATCTGATAGCCGTCGAGCGTCGTAACGACGGACGCCGCTTCCCCTGGGACATTGATCAGAATGGATGTAGTAGAACCCCCATACTGGGAGCCGTAATAGATTCCAGCAAGCATGATGAGAGCGGTGACCGGTGGCAACACGAACGTGACAGGCAGCAGCATGGCGATCGTGGCGGTGGGCCCAAGGCCGGGCAAGACGCCGATTGCGGTGCCGAGGAAAACGCCGACGAAACAGTAGAACAAGTTGGCGAGAGTAGCGGCCGTTTGTAGCCCTAACCAAAGATGACTAAGCAGTTCCATGGCGCTATGCTCCGTTTACGGTCAACCGCCGAACCATGGACCGATAACCGGCAGCGGAATGCCCAAGCCTTTGAGAAACACCAGAACGCAAAAGATTGTAAGGCCCGCCGCCATGATGAGTGTCGGGCGCCAACGAAATCGCGTGCTCGCGTAGGCGCTGATGATGACCAGCAACGGTAAAGCGACCGCCAATCCCGCGCCTCGAACGATGAGACCGAAGACGAGCGTCGAAGCGACGACGAGCAAGAGTCCGTTGACCGCAAGGCCGCCGATAGGAGTGCCCGGTTTGATGAACGAGCGGGCGAGAGAGATAATCCCGATCAGTATCAAAAGGGAACCGAGAACGGAGGGGAAGTAGGCCGGCCCCATCTTGAGGGCCGTGCCCATGCGGTAGTCCCGGGCGATTATAACGGCGGTCAATCCGAACGCGACGTAGATGATCCCGGTCCAGAAGTCCCTGGGGTTGCGTGAAGGAGAAATCACGAGCGCCGCCGGCTGGAGTAATGGAGTATTGGGGTAGTGGAGTTTTGGAGTACGGGGAAGTTCATAATCACTACTCCATCACTCCAGTACTCCACGACTCCAATTTTTTAGTCGGCGTAGACTCCCGCCTTCTTGATGATCGGCCCCCACTTTTCGATCTCAGCCTTGAGAAAGGACCTGTGCGCCTCCGGCGTGGCGCGATTATCAGCCACCGACTCGGCGCCCAGTTCGGCAAAGCGCTGCTTCACCGTCGGATCCTTTATCGCGGCTTGCAGCGCCTTGGTGAGAGTAGCGACGACCGGCTGCGGCGTGCCCTTCGGCGCGTAGAGGCCGTGCCAGACCACAACCTCGAAGTTGGTCAGGCCGGCTTCGTGCGCCGTCGGCACATCCGGCAGCGACGCTACGCGCGTCTTCGTCGTGACGCCATAGACCTTGATTTTGCCGCCTTTGATCTGGCTCGTCGTATTGGTCGTCTGATCGCACATGAAGTCCACCTGCCCGCCCAGTAGGTCGTTCATGGCCGGAGCTGTCCCTTGATAAGGGACGGTGGTGACGTCGGTCTGGATCGCAGTCATGAAGAGCATACCGCACAGGTGCGAGGCGGCGCCGAGGCCGGCGTTGGCGTAAGTAACCTTATCCTTGTTGGCCTTGACGTACGAGATCAGCTCCTTGAGATCCTTCGCTGGAAAGTCCTTCTTTGCCACGATAGTCATCGGCGTGTCGTTGATCAGGCCGATATGCTCGAAATCGGTGAGCGGATTGTAGGGCAACTTACGATAAAGGGCCGGGGCGGTGGACATGCCGATATGGTGTATAAGAATCGTGTAACCGTCGGGCGGCGACTTAGCGACCTTGTTGGGCGCGATCGTGCCGCCGGCGCCGCCCACGTTCTCCACGATGATCGTCTGCTTGAGCGCTTCGCCCATCGCCCGGGCGACTAGGCGGCCGACCGTGTCCGTGGGTCCGCCGGCGGTGAAAGGCACGATCAAAGTGATCACTTTGGTGGGATACTGCTGCGCGTGGAGCTGCGCCGCGCTGAAAGTGATGATGCAAACCGCGATTCGCACAATGAGCTTAATCATGATTTACCTCCATCGGAGACCGGGTACGATAGAATACTGACATGAGGATCAAGCTTGTCAATCGTATCGGCCAAGCCGCGCCGGGCTAAGCCGCCTGCACCTTTGGCTGGGAAAGTACGCTCCCGGCCCGCTTTTTCTGCCACAGATAGACGGCCGCAAAGATAGCGACGGCGGCAATAGCCGTCGGCCAGGTGGGAAAGAACGCCATGAAAGCCGCCGCCGTGAGAAGCAGCCACTCGACAAAAGTCATCTTCACGTAGAAATATGCCGTGCTGACGATCGAAAAGAGCACGATGCCGAGCGTCGCGGACGCAATCGCGGCGACGTTTTGCGCGGGCGTGCCGGTTAGAAGAATGTGGGTGTAGGCGAACAGCAACGGCATAACGTAAATAACTTTGGCAAACCGAAAGCAGCTCCAGCCCGTCTTCATCGGGTCGGCTTGAGCGATCGCCGCGGCGGCGAACGGGCCCATTGCGACCGGCGGCGTGATGTTCGAATCCAGCGCGAGCCAGAAGATGATGAGATGAGACGAGATCACCGGCACGCCTAATTTCAGCAGCGCCGGCACCGCCACGACGGCGACGATTAAGTACGTCGCCGTGATCGGCAGCGGCAAGCCCAGCACGAACGTCGCGCAAGCGATGAGGCCGATGGTCAGAAGGACACTGTTGCCCGCGAGATCGACCAGAACATACGGAAAACGGATGACGATGCCGGTGAGCGACAAAACCCCGATGAGGACTCCGACGGCGCCGACGAGCGCCGCGACAAAAAGGCATTGCTTCCCCGCCTCCACCAATGCCAGCCAGATTTGAGCCGGCCCCATGCGCGTCTCTTTGCGAATCCAACTGACTACGATTGTGGAGATGATGCCGTAGAGCACCGCCATCTGCGGCGAGTAGCCCGAGACCATGACGGCGATCAAGACGGCTATCGGCAATAGCAGGTACCAGCCGCGGCGCCAAACGTCGCGCGAGCGCGGCAGGTCCTCCGGCGGCAAGCCCCTGAGACCGAGTTTTTTCGATTCGAAGTAGATC is part of the Candidatus Binatia bacterium genome and harbors:
- a CDS encoding tripartite tricarboxylate transporter substrate binding protein BugD, with protein sequence MIKLIVRIAVCIITFSAAQLHAQQYPTKVITLIVPFTAGGPTDTVGRLVARAMGEALKQTIIVENVGGAGGTIAPNKVAKSPPDGYTILIHHIGMSTAPALYRKLPYNPLTDFEHIGLINDTPMTIVAKKDFPAKDLKELISYVKANKDKVTYANAGLGAASHLCGMLFMTAIQTDVTTVPYQGTAPAMNDLLGGQVDFMCDQTTNTTSQIKGGKIKVYGVTTKTRVASLPDVPTAHEAGLTNFEVVVWHGLYAPKGTPQPVVATLTKALQAAIKDPTVKQRFAELGAESVADNRATPEAHRSFLKAEIEKWGPIIKKAGVYAD
- a CDS encoding TRAP transporter fused permease subunit; amino-acid sequence: MAEATQTRSLSRHWNLAVRTTMGGLAAYYIWAATIGVVSLQYFRGIAVLYSLVVPLLLYKAWKGDREDRPSWLDLLLAAGAAAGVIYWIINYEAMAYRAGDYTPVDVWMGVVVIVVAIEAARRVLGMDMALCAIIPILYALFGNYLPYIVGHKGYSVRRIIEYVYLTSDGVFGIMAEVLAEFIIPFVAFGAFLERAGVAKFFVDISLAALGRIAGGPAQASVVSSCLMGTISGSPIAETVTKGPITIPLMKKAGFPGHIAGAVEAAASTGAAIMPPVMGAGAFVMSEMTGIPYVEIIKVAAIPGILFFVSVGVMIYFESKKLGLRGLPPEDLPRSRDVWRRGWYLLLPIAVLIAVMVSGYSPQMAVLYGIISTIVVSWIRKETRMGPAQIWLALVEAGKQCLFVAALVGAVGVLIGVLSLTGIVIRFPYVLVDLAGNSVLLTIGLIACATFVLGLPLPITATYLIVAVVAVPALLKLGVPVISSHLIIFWLALDSNITPPVAMGPFAAAAIAQADPMKTGWSCFRFAKVIYVMPLLFAYTHILLTGTPAQNVAAIASATLGIVLFSIVSTAYFYVKMTFVEWLLLTAAAFMAFFPTWPTAIAAVAIFAAVYLWQKKRAGSVLSQPKVQAA
- a CDS encoding tripartite tricarboxylate transporter TctB family protein, with the translated sequence MISPSRNPRDFWTGIIYVAFGLTAVIIARDYRMGTALKMGPAYFPSVLGSLLILIGIISLARSFIKPGTPIGGLAVNGLLLVVASTLVFGLIVRGAGLAVALPLLVIISAYASTRFRWRPTLIMAAGLTIFCVLVFLKGLGIPLPVIGPWFGG
- a CDS encoding tripartite tricarboxylate transporter permease, producing MELLSHLWLGLQTAATLANLFYCFVGVFLGTAIGVLPGLGPTATIAMLLPVTFVLPPVTALIMLAGIYYGSQYGGSTTSILINVPGEAASVVTTLDGYQMTKQGRAGAALATSAIGSFFAGTVATFLIAGFGPPLAAAALKFGPAEFFSLMVLGLVASVVLAQGSLLHAIGMVVLGLLLGLIGTDVNSGMQRFTFGIYQLADGIGFVTVAMGMFGLGEIIRNLENEEERSVMIPKITGLWPTKEDFKRMIAPILRGTAIGSALGVLPGSGSILGSFAAYSIEKKVSKNRAEFGKGAIEGVAAPEAANNAGAQTSFIPLLTLGIPSNPVSALMVGAMIIHGIQPGPSVINEQPALFWGMIVSMWIGNLMLVILNYPLIGMWVRMIMIPYQLLYPGILVFCAIGVFSLKNTEFDIYLMALFGALGYLFSKLGCEPAPMLLAFILGPLMEEYLRRAMLLSRGNPWVFVQRPISVTLLVLAVLAMCTVLIPAFSKTREEAFRE